A stretch of the Marmota flaviventris isolate mMarFla1 chromosome 12, mMarFla1.hap1, whole genome shotgun sequence genome encodes the following:
- the Znf281 gene encoding zinc finger protein 281, translating into MKIGSGFLSGGGGTGSSGGSGSGGSGGGGGGGSSSGNSGSNSRRAEMEPTFPQGMVMFNHRLPPVTSFTRPAGSAAPPPQCVLSSSTSAAPAAEPPPPPAPDMTFKKEPAASAAAFPSQRTSWGFLQSLVSIKQEKPADPEEQQSHHHHHHHHYGGLFAGAEERSPGLGGGEGGSHGVIQDLSILHQHVQQQPAQHHRDVLLSSSSRTDDHGNEEPKQDTNVKKAKRPKPESQGIKAKRKPSASSKPSLVGDGEGAILSPSQKPHICDHCSAAFRSSYHLRRHVLIHTGERPFQCSQCSMGFIQKYLLQRHEKIHSREKPFGCDQCSMKFIQKYHMERHKRTHSGEKPYKCDTCQQYFSRTDRLLKHRRTCGEAIAKGAASAEPGSSNHNNMGNLAVLSQGNTSSSRRKSKSKSIAIENKEHKTGKTNESQISNNINMQSYSVEMPTVSSSGGIIGTGIDELQKRVPKLIFKKGSRKNTDKSYLNFVSPLPDIVGQKSLSGKPSGSLGIVSNNSVETISLLQSTSGKQGQISSNYDDAMQFSKKRRYLPTASSNSAFSINVGHMVSQQSVIQSAGVSVLDSEAPLSLIDSSALNAEIKSCHDKSGIPDEVLQSLLDQYSNKSESQKEDPFNITEPRVDLHTSGEHSELVQEENLSPGTQTPSNDKTNMLQEYSKYLQQAFEKSTNAGFTLGHGFQFVSLSSPLHNHTLFPEKQIYTTSPLECGFGQSVTSVLPSSLPKPPFGMLFGSQPGLYLSALDATHQQLTPSQELDDLIDSQKNLETSSAFQSSSQKLTSQKEQQKNLESSTSFQIPSQELASQIDPQKDIEPRTTYQIENFAQAFGSQFKSGSRVPMTFITNSNGEVDHRVRTSVSDFSGYTNMMSDVSEPCSTRVKTPTSQSYR; encoded by the coding sequence ATGAAAATCGGCAGCGGGTTCCTGAGTGGCGGCGGTGGTACGGGCAGTAGCGGTGGTAGCGGCtccggcggcagcggcggcggcggcggcggcggcagcagcagcggcAACAGCGGCAGCAACAGCAGGAGAGCAGAGATGGAGCCCACCTTTCCCCAGGGTATGGTTATGTTCAACCACCGGCTTCCCCCGGTCACCAGCTTCACACGGCCGGCGGGGTCGGCCGCCCCTCCCCCGCAGTGCGTGTTATCCTCCTCTACCTCCGCAGCCCCGGCCGCTGAGCCCCCCCCTCCGCCAGCCCCGGACATGACTTTCAAGAAGGAGCCGGCGGCGTCAGCCGCGGCCTTCCCTTCGCAGAGGACCTCCTGGGGATTCTTGCAGTCTTTGGTTAGCATCAAGCAGGAGAAACCCGCGGATCCTGAGGAACAGCagtcccaccaccaccatcaccaccaccactatgGGGGGCTGTTCGCTGGAGCTGAAGAGAGATCTCCAGGCctaggaggaggggaaggggggagcCACGGCGTCATCCAGGACCTCAGTATTCTCCACCAGCATGTCCAGCAGCAACCAGCCCAGCACCACCGTGATGTATTACTGAGCAGCAGTAGCAGGACTGATGACCATGGCAACGAGGAGCCAAAGCAGGACACTAATGTCAAAAAGGCAAAGAGGCCAAAGCCAGAATCTCAGGGAATCAAAGCCAAGAGGAAGCCAAGTGCATCTTCCAAACCTTCTTTGGTTGGTGATGGAGAAGGTGCCATCCTCTCCCCAAGTCAGAAACCTCATATCTGTGATCACTGTAGTGCTGCTTTCCGAAGCTCCTATCACCTGCGGAGACATGTCCTCATTCATACAGGAGAAAGACCTTTTCAGTGCAGCCAGTGTAGTATGGGTTTCATTCAGAAATATCTACTGCAGAGACATGAGAAAATTCATAGTAGAGAGAAGCCCTTTGGATGTGATCAATGCAGCATGAAGTTTATTCAGAAGTACCATATGGAGAGACACAAGAGGACACATAGTGGAGAAAAGCCATATAAGTGTGACACTTGCCAACAGTATTTTTCAAGGACTGATAGATTGTTGAAGCACAGGCGCACATGTGGTGAAGCCATAGCGAAAGGAGCCGCTAGTGCAGAACCTGGGtcatcaaaccataacaatatggGTAATCTGGCTGTGTTGTCTCAGGGAAATACAAGTTCTTCAAggagaaaatcaaaatcaaaaagcATAGCTATTGAAAATAAGGAACATAAAACTGGTAAAACAAATGAATcacaaatttcaaataatataaacatGCAGAGTTATTCAGTAGAAATGCCTACTGTGTCTTCCAGTGGAGGCATAATTGGCACTGGTATAGATGAACTACAGAAAAGGGTGCCAAAATTGATCTTtaagaaaggaagcagaaagaataCAGATAAAAGCTACCTTAATTTTGTGTCACCATTACCAGACATAGTTGGACAGAAATCCTTGTCTGGGAAACCAAGTGGCTCACTTGGTATAGTATCAAATAATAGTGTGGAGACCATTAGTCTTCTCCAAAGTACAAGTGGTAAACAAGGTCAAATAAGTAGTAATTATGATGATGCCATGcagttttcaaagaaaagaagatatttaCCAACTGCCAGCAGCAACAGTGCCTTTTCTATAAATGTAGGACACATGGTCTCCCAACAGTCAGTCATTCAGTCTGCAGGTGTCAGTGTTTTGGACAGTGAGGCGCCATTGTCACTTATTGACTCTTCAGCACTAAATGCTGAAATTAAGTCTTGTCATGACAAGTCTGGAATTCCTGATGAGGTTTTACAAAGTCTTTTGGATCAATACTCCAACAAATCAGAAAGCCAGAAAGAGGATCCTTTCAATATAACAGAACCCCGAGTGGATTTACACACCTCAGGAGAACACTCAGAATTGGTTCAAGAAGAAAATTTGAGCCCAGGCAcccaaacaccttcaaatgataAAACAAACATGTTGCAAGAATACTCCAAATACCTCCAGCAGGCTTTTGAAAAATCTACTAACGCAGGTTTTACTCTTGGACATGGTTTCCAATTTGTCAGTTTGTCTTCACCTCTCCACAACCACACTttatttccagaaaaacaaatatacactACATCTCCTTTGGAGTGTGGTTTCGGCCAATCTGTTACCTCAGTGTTGCCATCTTCATTGCCAAAGCCTCCTTTTGGGATGTTGTTTGGATCTCAACCAGGTCTTTATTTATCTGCTTTGGATGCTACACATCAGCAGCTGACACCTTCCCAGGAGCTGGATGATCTGATAGATTCTCAGAAGAATTTAGAGACTTCATCAGCCTTCCAGTCTTCATCTCAGAAATTGACTAGCCAGAAGGAACAACAGAAAAACTTAGAGTCCTCAACAAGTTTTCAGATTCCATCTCAGGAGTTAGCTAGCCAGATAGATCCTCAGAAAGACATAGAGCCTAGAACAACGTACCAGATTGAGAACTTTGCACAAGCATTTGGTTCTCAGTTTAAGTCGGGCAGCAGGGTGCCAATGACCTTTATCACTAACTCTAATGGAGAAGTGGACCATAGAGTAAGGACTTCAGTGTCAGATTTCTCAGGGTATACAAATATGATGTCTGATGTAAGTGAGCCATGTAGTACAAGAGTAAAGACACCCACCAGCCAAAGTTACAGGTAA